The genomic region TTCGGATCAAGCGTCCCAAGCGTACCTGGTCAGTACCCGGCATACGGATAAACTCCACGCCGAAGTACCGTCCCTGACACCACCGGACTCTTGCCAAGCCCACCGACAGCGGAGGGGTCTGGTCGGGGAACAAAACCTTTAATTCGAGATAGGAACCCGAACGGACGGCCTTCTTACTGGTGATCGCGCATCCTGGGACTGAGAGGTTCAGAACAGTCCCTTCTCCCACAAACGATTCACCCGCGAATACAACCGGAAGGCGCGTATCGACTCTGGTGCAGTAGCGAAGCTTCATGATGGGCTCCTCCACGGTTCCCTCAGCTCTTCCTGCCTGTCGGCAACGTGTGGTTATAGGCCACCATAATCAGACACACTATTGTCTGTCTGCCCTACAGAAGTTGGGAACAGGGGGAAAGACTACCGTGGTTGAAGTGGACCTAATACGACGGGAAGGCGGCTAGAGCCGCGAAGCTCTGCAAACTGGGCATGGAGGCTAGACGGGCTTTTCCGCTATATATTCAAGGTACTTCCACAGTTCTTTTGCCTCGCCCTCTCCGAAGACCAACGGGGTATTGTTGGCGGATCCGGCGAAATAGACTTTGACGCTCATTTCGTCCTGCCAGGCTTGCACTTCGCAATAGGCGATGCTGTCAAGGTTCAAGGCCCGTTTGCCGATTCGGACATAATGCATGGGTGATGCTCCTCGCTCCGCGACCCTCCGACTATAGCATCGGAGAATCGGCTCACCTACGACATCATGCTTTTCGTCCGCAGCCGGCTGCGGAACGCGCAGCTCACTCCAAACTTGTTCGTTCAACCACGAGATTGGATGAGGCGAACATGGCGGCGTCGGATTGGGCTCGATCATTTTGAAAGGACAATCAGCCTTCAATCGTCGATTTGCCGACCTGTTCTGGCCAGTACAATTACGGGAATTGAATGGAAAGGCCGCCGAGGACGTGATGCGAATCGAAAGTTGCTCGGTAGCTGTCCGTGGAGAACCCGGTTACGGCGTTCTGATAGCTCAATTCCGAAGTAAAGTGCGTGAACCGGTATTGCGTGAAGAGGCCGATGTTCTTCGTCAACATGAAGGTCACCCCCGCGTCCACCTTCGCTCCTACCGAGACATCCGTCTCATGCTGATTTTGTGGTTGCACGTTCATGGGCGTTCCCGCGTAGGTTATAAACAAAGACGGACCGGCACTCATATACGGTTGGAGCCGGCCATGCGGAAACGCGTCGCTCCGAAGAAGCGGAATCCTCAGCCGTAAGACATCAAATCCGA from Nitrospira japonica harbors:
- a CDS encoding PilZ domain-containing protein, which gives rise to MKLRYCTRVDTRLPVVFAGESFVGEGTVLNLSVPGCAITSKKAVRSGSYLELKVLFPDQTPPLSVGLARVRWCQGRYFGVEFIRMPGTDQVRLGRLIRNPVVEKPGVSRAIQ